A stretch of Pyrenophora tritici-repentis strain M4 chromosome 7, whole genome shotgun sequence DNA encodes these proteins:
- a CDS encoding Tdh, Threonine dehydrogenase and related Zn-dependent dehydrogenase has product MPSSSVNIPRLPTETRTISDPAANELQIAIKATGLCGSDCSYYNKFCNGDLRACEPLSLGHESAGVVVAIGQNVTGYQIGDRVALEVGVPCDNCRSCQRGRYNLCPKMRFRSSAKSVPHFQGTLQERINHPAKWCHKLPAHISMESAALLEPLSVAIHATRRAEIEQGDTVIVFGAGTVGLLTAAMAKVSGATTVVIADIDHGRINYALANGFANKGYIVAPQHHTKETAEKFAAAKELATDVMQIASLNEIDFEGADVTFDCTGKEICMQAGLYTTRPGGKLIMVGMGTPIQTLPMSASHLKEVDIIGIFRYANTYPVGIKLISAGVLPSLDAMITHRYHGLASTKEAFELAGKTMDADGNLVLKVLVEM; this is encoded by the exons ATGCCTTCCTCTTCTGTAAACATCCCACGCCTGCCCACT GAAACTCGTACAATCTCGGACCCTGCCGCCAATGAACTTCAGATCGCTATCAAGGCTACTGGACTGTGCGGGAGCGATTGCTCGTACTACAACAAGTTTTGCAACGGTGACCTACGAGCCTGCGAGCCTTTGTCACTAGGCCACGAGTCTGCTGGGGTCGTCGTTGCTATCGGCCAGAACGTTACTGGCTACCAGATTGGCGACCGGGTTGCACTCGAGGTCGGCGTCCCATGCGACAACTGCAGATCATGCCAACGGGGCCGCTACAACCTGTGCCCCAAGATGAGGTTCCGAAGTAGCGCTAAGTCTGTGCCTCACTTCCAGGGGACCCTTCAGGAGCGTATCAATCACCCCGCAAAGTGGTGCCACAA ACTCCCGGCGCACATCTCCATGGAATCGGCTGCGCTTCTAGAGCCTCTCTCTGTTGCGATCCATGCAACAAGAAGGGCTGAGATCGAGCAGGGAGATACCGTCATTGTCTTTGGTGCAGGCACCGTTGGTCTTTTGACTGCTGCCATGGCCAAAGTCTCTGGAGCCACAACCGTTGTAATCGCCGATATCGACCATGGGCGGATAAATTATGCTCTGGCAAATGGCTTTGCCAACAAGGGCTACATTGTGGCGCCGCAGCATCACACGAAGGAGACTGCCGAGAAATTCGCAGCTGCAAAGGAGTTGGCCACAGACGTTATGCAGATTGCTTCGCTGAACGAAATCGACTTCGAGGGTGCGGATGTCACCTTTGACTGCACTGGCAAAGAGATTTGTATGCAAGCTGGTCTTTAC ACAACAAGACCAGGTGGTAAACTCATCATGGTTGGAATGGGTACTCCGATCCAGACACTTCCCATGTCAGCATCCCACTTGAAGGAAGTCGACATCATCGGCATCTTCCGTTATGCCAACACATACCCCGTTGGTATCAAGCTCATCTCTGCTGGCGTACTTCCCAGCCTCGATGCCATGATCACCCACAGGTACCACGGATTGGCATCGACAAAAGAAGCGTTCGAGCTTGCCGGAAAGACCATGGACGCAGACGGCAACCTTGTCCTCAAGGTCCTAGTTGAGATGTGA